The Thermoanaerobaculia bacterium genomic interval TTCTCCCAGGTCGTCCCGCGCTGGGTGATCGCCCGCCGTCCGGAGAGGGCCGCGAACGAACGCGCGGTCTCCCCGCGGCGAACGACGACCGTCTCGCGCACCGGGAAGTAGGAGTCGGAGAGATCGGCGATCTTTCGCCGTTCGGGCGTGTCGGTGATGGACGCGGCCGCGATGTCCCCTTCGCCGCGGGCGAGCGCCGTGAAGATCGTGTCGAAGGACGGAACGATCACGACCTGGGTCTGGGCGCCGAGGGCTCGGGCGAACGAGCGGAGAACCTGGTATTCGATCCCGTCGTATCCCGACTCCGTTCGATAGATCAGCCGCGACACGTCGTTCGGATCGGAGAGGTCGGTGAGGATCCGCAGCGTGTGCGTGTCCTTGACGTGCTGCAGGTCGGATGCGGACGCGGCGCCGCCGAGCGCCGCGGCGGCGAGCGCCGCGCCGAGGAGCTTCCGGAGAGGGGATTTCACGCCGTCATTCTGCGCGCTCTCCCCCCGCGGCGCAACCGCCGGCCGGACCGCGCGTCGTATGATCGGCGCCGTGAAGAGGGACTACTACGAGGTGCTCGGAGTATCGAAGGGCGCGAGCGAAACCGACATCAAGAAGGCGTACCGGAAGCTCGCCCGGAAGCTCCATCCCGACGTCAACCCGGGGGACTCGGGCGCCCAGAAGAAGTTCCAGGAAGTCCAGGAGGCGTACGAAGTCCTGCAGGACCCCGAGAAGCGGAAGGCGTACGACCGGTTCGGGCACGCGGGACCGCGCGTCGAGGAACCGCCCGAGGGGGGATTCGATTTCGGCGGATTCGGCTTCGGCGGGGGATCTCCCGGGGGAGGCGCGTCCTTCGAAGACCTCGGCGGCATCTTCGGGAACCTGTTCGGCGGGATGGGCGGCGGGGGATTTCGCGGCGGCGCGATGGCCGCCGATGCCCGCGCGACGATGGAGATCCCGTTCCGGACGTCCGTGTTCGGCGGCACGCTTCAGCTCCAGACCACGCGCCGCATCGTCTGCCCGACGTGCCAGGGCACGGGGCGGAAGGGCCGCGCCGCCTGTCCGACGTGCCGTGGGCAGGGGCGGATCGCGAGCATGGAAAAGCTGAAGGTCAACGTCCCCGCCGGAATCCGCGACGGGGGAACGATCCGGATTCCCGGCAAGGGCGATACCGGAAGCGACGGGTCCTCGGGGGACCTCTACGTGACGATCAAGGTCTCGCCCCATCCGTACTTCGAAAGGCGCGACGACGACATC includes:
- a CDS encoding transporter substrate-binding domain-containing protein produces the protein MKSPLRKLLGAALAAAALGGAASASDLQHVKDTHTLRILTDLSDPNDVSRLIYRTESGYDGIEYQVLRSFARALGAQTQVVIVPSFDTIFTALARGEGDIAAASITDTPERRKIADLSDSYFPVRETVVVRRGETARSFAALSGRRAITQRGTTWEKECQKAPKVKLLYTENQSELFSKVADGTADFSVTDSPMAMTYAAKYSNLEIAWSLPEKQNYAFALRLGSDLTPLLDENLKKLKETGAYYALLGRFYGQKGLAIIKASE
- a CDS encoding J domain-containing protein; translation: MKRDYYEVLGVSKGASETDIKKAYRKLARKLHPDVNPGDSGAQKKFQEVQEAYEVLQDPEKRKAYDRFGHAGPRVEEPPEGGFDFGGFGFGGGSPGGGASFEDLGGIFGNLFGGMGGGGFRGGAMAADARATMEIPFRTSVFGGTLQLQTTRRIVCPTCQGTGRKGRAACPTCRGQGRIASMEKLKVNVPAGIRDGGTIRIPGKGDTGSDGSSGDLYVTIKVSPHPYFERRDDDILGVVPITIREAYSGAEISVPTVHGRIRAKVPPGTQGGQRFRLRGKGVRDPRTDASGDHVYTVKIVVPKNLTPAGREAAALFDSLYEGDPRAELPDGLD